In the Engystomops pustulosus chromosome 2, aEngPut4.maternal, whole genome shotgun sequence genome, one interval contains:
- the SLC45A3 gene encoding solute carrier family 45 member 3 isoform X2, which translates to MMQKSRIHEYLYSPQGQLLLVNSLTCGLEVCLAAGITFVPPLLLEAGVEEKFMTMVLGIGPILGLLVVHLIGSASDRWSSRFGRRRPFIWLLCFGVMLSLIIIPYAKPFASLAGHHSAGLEVFFLILGIGLLDSCGQVCFTPLEALLSDLFPEGEACRKAFSVYALTVGLGACIGYLLPSVDWSSSWLAHQLGGQEQCLFMLLLIIFSGCIFATFFVSEEVRINAGQSDICLEPAGKGWTCVRTCQLWSLPHRVWRMALALRSICALISRLRTFCCRVPVPLWRLFVAQLCSWMSLMTFTLFFTDFVGEGLYHGVPVAEPGTVDRLRYDEGVRMGSLGLFLQSVTSIVLSFSMDYLVKTFGTRIVYLVAVSCLPIAGAITCFTHNITMVTASAALTGIPFSVLQILPYTLTSLYHYNRQKRSLLFCFPPKV; encoded by the exons ATGATGCAGAAATCAAGGATCCATGAGTACCTTTATAGTCCTCAGGGACAGCTGCTACTGGTTAATTCTCTCACATGTGGCCTTGAAGTTTGTCTAGCTGCAGGAATCACCTTTGTTCCACCTTTGCTACTTGAAGCTGGAGTAGAGGAAAAATTTATGACCATGGtgttag GAATTGGTCCCATTCTTGGTCTACTAGTTGTCCACCTTATAGGCTCTGCAAGTGACCGTTGGAGCAGCAGATTTGGACGTCGACGGCCCTTTATCTGGCTTTTATGTTTTGGAGTAATGTTAAGCCTCATTATCATTCCATATGCGAAACCTTTTGCCAGTTTAGCAGGTCACCACAGTGCTGGCTTGGAGGTGTTCTTCCTTATTTTGGGTATCGGACTGCTTGACTCATGTGGACAAGTTTGTTTCACTCCTTTGGAAGCATTGCTGTCGGATCTGTTCCCTGAAGGAGAAGCCTGCAGGAAAGCGTTTTCAGTATACGCCTTAACTGTTGGATTAGGAGCATGCATTGGATACTTACTGCCTTCTGTGGACTGGAGTTCCAGCTGGCTGGCACATCAATTAGGTGGCCAAGAACAGTGCCTTTTCATGTTACTACTAATTATTTTTTCCGGTTGTATCTTTGCCACATTTTTTGTCTCAGAAGAGGTCAGGATTAATGCTGGACAGTCGGATATATGCTTGGAACCAGCTGGCAAGGGATGGACTTGTGTAAGGACATGTCAACTTTGGTCTTTGCCACACAGGGTTTGGCGAATGGCCTTAGCCCTGCGAAGTATTTGTGCTTTAATATCTCGACTCAGGACGTTTTGTTGCAGAGTTCCTGTCCCATTGTGGCGTTTGTTTGTGGCCCAGTTGTGTTCATGGATGAGCCTAATGACCTTTACTCTATTTTTCACTGACTTTGTGGGGGAAGGACTTTATCATGGTGTGCCAGTAGCAGAGCCAGGGACTGTGGATAGACTTCGATATGATGAAG gggTCAGGATGGGAAGTTTGGGCCTCTTCCTTCAGTCTGTGACATCAATTGTGCTCTCCTTTTCCATGGATTACCTCGTAAAGACATTTGGAACACGAATCGTTTACCTAGTTGCAGTTTCCTGCCTCCCTATTGCTGGCGCGATCACCTGCTTCACCCATAATATAACAATGGTCACAGCATCAGCTGCTTTGACTGGCATCCCATTTTCTGTATTGCAGATTTTGCCCTATACTCTTACCTCACTATATCATTATAACAGACAG AAAAGGTCTCTTCTGTTCT GTTTTCCTCCCAAAGTATAA
- the SLC45A3 gene encoding solute carrier family 45 member 3 isoform X1 has protein sequence MMQKSRIHEYLYSPQGQLLLVNSLTCGLEVCLAAGITFVPPLLLEAGVEEKFMTMVLGIGPILGLLVVHLIGSASDRWSSRFGRRRPFIWLLCFGVMLSLIIIPYAKPFASLAGHHSAGLEVFFLILGIGLLDSCGQVCFTPLEALLSDLFPEGEACRKAFSVYALTVGLGACIGYLLPSVDWSSSWLAHQLGGQEQCLFMLLLIIFSGCIFATFFVSEEVRINAGQSDICLEPAGKGWTCVRTCQLWSLPHRVWRMALALRSICALISRLRTFCCRVPVPLWRLFVAQLCSWMSLMTFTLFFTDFVGEGLYHGVPVAEPGTVDRLRYDEGVRMGSLGLFLQSVTSIVLSFSMDYLVKTFGTRIVYLVAVSCLPIAGAITCFTHNITMVTASAALTGIPFSVLQILPYTLTSLYHYNRQVFLPKYKDVAEHEIKEKERKPGFVKETPNNNSVPLFSSHPPSLCIGPSCDNSIMVAEPTPSSHGICLDMAILDSACLLSQVVPSLIMGFIVQMTQSVTAYVASAAAFGLIAIYFSNKVIFDKNDMVKVTPSIAI, from the exons ATGATGCAGAAATCAAGGATCCATGAGTACCTTTATAGTCCTCAGGGACAGCTGCTACTGGTTAATTCTCTCACATGTGGCCTTGAAGTTTGTCTAGCTGCAGGAATCACCTTTGTTCCACCTTTGCTACTTGAAGCTGGAGTAGAGGAAAAATTTATGACCATGGtgttag GAATTGGTCCCATTCTTGGTCTACTAGTTGTCCACCTTATAGGCTCTGCAAGTGACCGTTGGAGCAGCAGATTTGGACGTCGACGGCCCTTTATCTGGCTTTTATGTTTTGGAGTAATGTTAAGCCTCATTATCATTCCATATGCGAAACCTTTTGCCAGTTTAGCAGGTCACCACAGTGCTGGCTTGGAGGTGTTCTTCCTTATTTTGGGTATCGGACTGCTTGACTCATGTGGACAAGTTTGTTTCACTCCTTTGGAAGCATTGCTGTCGGATCTGTTCCCTGAAGGAGAAGCCTGCAGGAAAGCGTTTTCAGTATACGCCTTAACTGTTGGATTAGGAGCATGCATTGGATACTTACTGCCTTCTGTGGACTGGAGTTCCAGCTGGCTGGCACATCAATTAGGTGGCCAAGAACAGTGCCTTTTCATGTTACTACTAATTATTTTTTCCGGTTGTATCTTTGCCACATTTTTTGTCTCAGAAGAGGTCAGGATTAATGCTGGACAGTCGGATATATGCTTGGAACCAGCTGGCAAGGGATGGACTTGTGTAAGGACATGTCAACTTTGGTCTTTGCCACACAGGGTTTGGCGAATGGCCTTAGCCCTGCGAAGTATTTGTGCTTTAATATCTCGACTCAGGACGTTTTGTTGCAGAGTTCCTGTCCCATTGTGGCGTTTGTTTGTGGCCCAGTTGTGTTCATGGATGAGCCTAATGACCTTTACTCTATTTTTCACTGACTTTGTGGGGGAAGGACTTTATCATGGTGTGCCAGTAGCAGAGCCAGGGACTGTGGATAGACTTCGATATGATGAAG gggTCAGGATGGGAAGTTTGGGCCTCTTCCTTCAGTCTGTGACATCAATTGTGCTCTCCTTTTCCATGGATTACCTCGTAAAGACATTTGGAACACGAATCGTTTACCTAGTTGCAGTTTCCTGCCTCCCTATTGCTGGCGCGATCACCTGCTTCACCCATAATATAACAATGGTCACAGCATCAGCTGCTTTGACTGGCATCCCATTTTCTGTATTGCAGATTTTGCCCTATACTCTTACCTCACTATATCATTATAACAGACAG GTTTTCCTCCCAAAGTATAAGGATGTGGCTGAGCATGAGATAAAGGAGAAGGAGCGAAAGCCAGGATTTGTCAAAGAGACAccaaataataacagtgttccgtTGTTTTCTTCGCACCCCCCATCTTTGTGCATTGGCCCTTCATGTGACAACTCTATCATGGTTGCAGAACCCACTCCCTCAAGCCATGGGATATGCTTGGATATGGCTATACTAGACAGTGCCTGTCTGTTGTCTCAGGTTGTCCCTTCCCTTATCATGGGCTTCATTGTACAGATGACACAGTCAGTCACAGCCTACgttgcatcagcagcagcttTTGGTTTGATAGCGATATATTTCTCTAACAAAGTTATCTTTGATAAAAATGATATGGTAAAAGTTACCCCCTCGATAGCAATATAA